The sequence below is a genomic window from Plasmodium gaboni strain SY75 chromosome 10, whole genome shotgun sequence.
CACTTTGCtacttttaatattatttattttttgaaaaaaatatacctatattataaaaataagaattaaataaattaataaaaaaaagaaaaaaaaaaaacacatatatatatatatatatatatattaaatttatttgtacttgtaaatttttttaatatatatttaaaattttataaaaataaaaaagagaaaataaaatattatgatttatatatctttaaattatatagCAAGTTTGTAATAACAGTATTATGAATTTAGCTGAAAAACCAAAAGCTTTTTTTATTTGcaaatttttatttttttattatatttataaaaaacCCATCTTACCTTTTGATTCGTTGGTATGAATTGaattcataaaaaataatagtgattatatataagtgAACACCATtagtatttatatatataaatatatatatatatatgatttatattaacataCTATAATgctatttttttttttttttcccccATTTTTACacatctttatttttttcattccAATTTCCTTTATAGAAATGTAAAATTAGTGGTAAAGAGATACCCTATGTTTGCattattcaaatattaGGTCTAAGTCTTTTAGGCCAACGTGTGTGCTTGTATATACACGACGTAagtaaaatataagaattaataatagaagagaatattattaaaaattatacactcttataattaattttatttatttattatttattttatttttttgttctttgTGTAGTTCTACCCTTTCTTTTATTTACTAATACCACCTGAGGAAAAGAATAGTAAACcaaatgaataatataaaatatataaatatatatatgtatatatatttaccATTATGATATTCCATAGGTAGTTAGATATTTTtatagttatatataaatttatctctcatatatatgtatctTAAAGTTTGTTtattctatattattattttattttttttttattttttttttaatttttttttccttttccCATTTCAGATGATAAGCTAGAAATAGAATTATGCGAATTTTTAGAGGAAGAATATGGAAAAACGAAAAAAGATCCAAGTAGCAATGTgtgtatttataatatagaaaGAGTTAAAAGGAAAGCTATTTATGGGTATAATGAGGAGTGTGATgattttttgaaaatatcTTTCTTATATCCAAATAcaattaattattttgcaagtttgttaaaaaagaaattatttaaGAAACGTATATGGGATTTATATGAAgttcatataaattatatgttacattttttatgtatgaaaaatatatatggatgttctgaaatatatattgataaaaacatttattttaGAAAAGAATTTGTGAATGAAATAAATTTCGAATGTATTGAAAAAGAAGAGCGTTGGTATTTAGGGggaaaaaaatgtaatttAGATAActttaaaagaaataaatatttagaAGTAGACGCTCCTTTAGTTTTTACAGTAAAAACAATCAATGTTAATTTTTCGTCATTAAAAAGAGAAACGTCATATGATATTGAGTGTGATATAAAACATCaacatattttaaatgagaaaatatataaatatgaatttgaaaagaataaaataaaatggaAGAAAGAATTCAATTTTGATCTTCCTATTAATCATTTAGATTCTTTTGCAAAAATGTGgatgaaagaaaaaaaaagatgtaaatatatggacatgaatttaaagaaggaacttttttattttagCAGTTATGAAAATGATTTATGTTTTGACACATTTGATGTACTAACTGAgagaacaaaaaaaatgttcCAAGGATTTTTAGAATTTATGAGGAAACGGCAAAGTGAAAAGGAAAACGTAAACTGTGAGAAAATATTAGAATGTGATAATATTGAAAAgattcaaaaatataatgacATAATTAATGATGATATGAAACTAAAAAAAGACtataattttaattctggtatgaataatatagaagtgaatataaaacaaataagaaataatgataatataaataattgtAAAAATATGGCACATAATGAAGgagaaaataatatgttatcAAATATGATTGgtgataaaaaaaaggatCATATGGAAATATCACCTGATTTTTTCatacaaaataaagaagaagaaaaggAAATAGAAGAGAAAAGAGAAAAGGAAAAGCaagatgaaaaagaaaaggaGAAAGAGGAAGAAGGagaaaaggaaaaagaGGATGAAAGagaaaaggaaaaagaGGATGAAATAGAATGTTTTATTGAGTACGTTAATGAGAAAGGATGTATAGCTTCCTTtgaaattaataaaaagagAAAAGAAGTGGTTCGTTATTCTTTTAAGAAAGAACCACCTAGAATAAGCAAATGTTATGCCGTTGTTAATAATTTAGTTGATGATCTAAGGGGAAGTGATAACAATATTgtgaaagaaaaaatgaagggaaatatttataacaaAATACATGACCATATagaatatgaaaataaagaagataCATCCaaatttgaatatatagaaaaagaaaatcatatggaaaataaggataatataaaaaagcAATATGAACAGAttaaatcaaaaaatatgaagaaaaaaataaatataaaatatggaaatatattttttttagaaatattaaccgaaataaaagatgaaaatTGTTATTCGTCAGATTATAACCAAGACAAAATAAAGGccattttttatatagtGAGAGAAGAAAGACTTATGAATTTATATGAGGATTATAATAATTGCATGGGAATTATAGCAACGAAACCTTTTCCTAATATTTCATATCTttttaatgaaaatgaattaaataaagaacaattaaatgaagaaaaatCAAATGAAGAACAATTAAATGAAGAACAATTAAATGAAGAACAATTAAATGAAGAACAATCAAATGAAGAACAATCAAATGAAGAACAATTAAAATTGTGTAGAGATATAAATCATATGGAAGACATGaatatttgtaaaaataattgtaaatgtatagaaaaaaataaggaTAATCTAagaaatgataaaaatgtgattaataaaaacaaCGATGATTCATGTGGAAGAAATAAAGAACCATATTGTCGGGAGAATGGTTATCATAAGAATAACAgaataaaagaaataacaaataataatataaaaaaagagaagaaacctttttttgattttaatataaattataataaagttaatatatgtattgtagaaaatgaaagagaattaattcaaaaattgattaataaaatattgttttattCTCCGCTTAGTATTGTTTCCtatgaaaatgataaatataatataaattatataaaccAAAGATGTTTAGCTTTAGATATAGgtaatttttataagatGATTTGTAAACTGAATGATCAGAAAAAGTTTTTAGATTTACATAACGCATATAgtagaaatataaaaggTATCATAATTGAAagtttatataaattatcaAATACTTATAATACTTCATTTGAAAATTTATGTAaacattatttaaatataaatattccATCTGTTAACAAATATACCTTATATTATTGGtataattataagaaaaaaaggaaaataaaaactaATGAATCTTCAACAAGTATGAATAaagataatttaaataatgatatgtGGAATGATATGGATGAGGaagatatttattttccatatagacatataacaataaaacattatttaagaaaagtatattttatactattaatatatgataaaatatgctttttaaaaagaaagatGAGTTTctgtaaatatattcatgttgatttattatctttaatAAATAGAGGATCtcaatatattatagaatCTTTTCTTCTCAAGATGTGTATTAAATATAACtatgttttatattctccttcaaataaagaaatatttgATCAAAGACCTATTTTGCATACTCCTTTAATATTGCAACCCAAAAGTTCAATCAATTTTTTTCCATTATTAGTTTTTGATTTTCAGTCATTATATCCTTCTATTTTAATTGcttttaatatttgttattCAACATGCTTAGGAACCATAACCCTAAAGAGGAAATTGAGTCAAATGGATgaagaaaagaataatGAAAAGAACAATGAAGATACCGAAGATTTGTCAATGCAGAAAAGTGGAACTGATGTGAATGATATGAATGTTATGAATGTTATGAATGATATGAATGATATGAATGataagaattatataaattataagaaTGAATTATCATGtagtaataaaaatgttttaccatctgatgaatataaagatattatGAATATCTCTGGGGATGAAAAATATCTATTCGACTTGTTggatgaaaatataaatgaatgTAGATCATCTGCAGATCCAATGATTGAATCTGATATTATTCGTAGTAATGGAAAAGAATTAGATgagaatatatttaatggGAATATGACTACTGAAAATCatgatgaaataaaatataaacttgatatgaataataaattagaattgagaaataaaaattatataaataaaacaaatgaGCAATCAATATGTGggaatataaataagaacAAATTTTATAGCAATGAAGATAAATCCATGGAAACCAATTTTGAATTTATAAAACTGGGAGTAATGAAAAATGTTCCTACTATTTCAAGTAGAATTAAAAATCTTAAAAGTGAGGATTTAATTATAACTAGtaataatacaatatatGTAAAGAAACACAAAAGGAAAGGAATATGTCCTCTTTTTCTTGAAGacattttaaaaacaaGGATTATGTTAAAACGATGCATGGGTATGTATGAAGAAAGGGTTAgtaaaaaattaaatgaaagaatgggaaaattaaaattaatattaaatgttGCTACAGGATATATTGGTGCAAATTTTTCTGGTAGGATGCCATGTGTAGATATTTCTGAAAGTATTATAAGTATAGGTCgtaattttttattatttataattgaatatataaaagaaaattataagtttgttaaaatattatatggaGATACAgattcattatttttattaaatgaaacTACAGATGATATACAAAGTTCTTTTAAACTTGcttatgaaatattaaatagtataaataatatattaccATTACCAATGTATTTAAATTTTGAAAAGATATATTGTCCTTCTCTTCTTTTAACCAAAAAACGATATTTTGgtttttcatttaaaagTGAAAATCAAGATAATCCTATTTTAGATTTAAAGGGTGTAGAAAGTATAAGATCCGATCAATGTATATtagtaaaaaatatattaatacaaatatattttatccttttttattttaaaagtaattgttatttttcttattgttgttgttgttgttatttatgtaagaactttttttctaatatgATATGTTCTTGTAAAGAATTAAATGTTCATAAAACGGATCCATGTTTTTTATTCAGGTTATTAAAAATTGTATTAAACATATGCAAAGCTAGAAGATACATTAGTCAAAACGAAgatatagataatataaataataacaataataataatattaaaaataataataaatatgattGTCATGGTAACAATCACTATGCtaataaaatgaatgaTGTATCAAATATATCGTTGCAATTATATCAAGAAGTTCCTTCTTTTGACAAGGTGAAACTTTATAAGGAAGTTATGAATTGGATAGAATATTATGATAACGAGAATTTATTACTAAAAACTTTAAACTTTTTATATAGGgaaaaatattcttttttaatatatttatttaatcTATTTGATGAAGgtacattaaaaaaagaaattgaaaaaataatacaaataaattttcaaaaaatagaaaaccaaaaaaataaaaaatgttgTTTTATGAATCCTTCTAATGTTTTCAAAAGTTGTTTATGTGTTAAGAAcataaatgaaaatgtaaAATGTGATAAGATAAGATGTtattgtaatataaaacaagctatgttttttttttataatccaacatataataaagtggattatgtttttaatactaaattattttattctcATTTATTATCTCATATAAGAAAAACGTTAAgtgaatattttaataaaatttatgaTAATCAAATTTCttgtaataattttattatatatagaaaagTGAAATTAGGTTCATACAAAGGAGAAATGCAGGGCATTAAGCGAAAAGTATCACTACCACCTCAAGCAATTGTAGCAAGGAAAATGATGCGAGATTTTCCTAATTCaattattacatataaagAAAAGGTGCCTTACATATTTACTAAGAAGTTGAAAGATGATAAATTTTATAGTTCTGTTTCGCATCCGCATTTTATTAGAGGAATTTATAAGTCCTTTAAGTTTCAGTGTGGTTCTACAGAACAGGTAGATATATTTGAAGacaattataataataataataatgatagtagtgataataataatgatagtaatgatcataataataatgatagtaatgatcataataataatgatagtaatgatcataataataatgataatattgaaaattTTCCGAGCTCGGAAAAAAGCGAATATTGTGATATTAGTGAAAACGAAGAAAAAAGCGAAAACTGTAAAAATTCGGATATGAGTGAATATTGTgaatatgatgaaaagCAGTTATATGTTGATGGTATGATGgaaataaatgaattaaaaaataaaatattacctattaatttaaaaaaaaaaatgaaaaataaaaagaaaaaaataaaagaaataaattatgattattatatacaaaatttaattattcCACCACTTAAAAGAATGTTAGATTTATTGCCTTTTTGTTCCATCAATTTAGATGAAATTTTTTACAgaacaaaaagaaaatttaattGGAATAAGGCAAAATTAGAAATGTTTTCAAagtattataaaaatatggataATAAACTGTTAAGAAATAATGATGTAACAAATAAAGGTATCAGAATGgtgaatattataaatgaagacaaaacaaataataaagaacACAATGGGAATACAAAAAGCTTAAACTTTTTACATAATGTGAATGGAACAATggaaaattataaagatatgaataacaaatcaaaaattataataagGTTAGAAGGACAAGGagaaaatgaagaattaaaagttacaaataaaataatgaataGTTATGtagaaattaataaatcTCAGGATATGctgaaaaaattaaataaaatatgcTTAACGTGTGCAAATTCTGAAATGGAAGCGTTAGCATGTCATTATTCTGTGcattgtaatatattttttaaaaggATTAATTTACaagatattattttaaaaaataaagattCAATAAACAGACTTACATAACAATAtagaattattaattatgacgaaatatatatgtatgtaaTTTTTAGTTGTATTAAtctatataaatatcattattttgttttttttttttttcaatctattttgttttatttatttatttatttattttattttattttattttttatttttttttgggtgtgataaatttttatatattaaattaaaaaaaaaatgtaaagtttaatttattaattatatatagaattaaaaaaaaaaattataaaattaataattacaATGATTGACTAATAaaattgtatttttttttaatttaaaaaaaaaaaataataaaataaacgATATTGATAAGACgcaaaaatatttgtaatatgaaggacatatatatatatatatatattatatccTTATTCANNNNNNNNNNNNNNNNNNNNNNNNNNNNNNNNNNNNNNNNNNNNNNNNNNNNNNNNNNNNNNNNNNNNNNNNNNNNNNNNNNNNNNNNNNNNNNNNNNNNNNNNNNNNNNNNNNNNNNNNNNNNNNNNNNNNNNNNNNNNNNNNNNNNNNNNNNNNNNNNNNNNNNNNNNNNNNNNNNNNNNNNNNNNNNNNNNNNNNNNNNNNNNNNNNNNNNNNNNNNNNNNNNNNNNNNNNNNNNNNNNNNNNNNNNNNNNNNNNNNNNNNNNNNNNNNNNNNNNNNNNNNNNNNNNNNNNNNNNNNaaaaaaaatataaaataaataattaaaaatatttataaataaaattgtattttattttaatttaaaaaaaaaaaataataaaataaacgATATTGATAAGACgcaaaaatatttgtaatatgaaggacatatatatatatatatatattatatccTTATTCAcgattattttttttttttttttttttttttttttttttcattttatacCCATTTTAATTTGTTAGACAGGGTTGACATAAATAAAGTAAATTTGCCgaatttatattttttgaaaacGTGACAAGAGAATATTCATCAGGTGAATTTACAAATCCTTCTTTTTTGGATACATCACATCCATAATTaattaatgaaaataaatcatggttaaataaattttgttttttgGAAAGGTGTGGATATATACCCCATGTTAATTGTAATTTCCTAGctaaatatttattttctgTAATAACTATGATTGGTGCTTTTGTTCTTAAATTACTTAGTTTTtgaattttattaaattcatTTGAGAATAGAATGATTgattttaaattaatattattacttatGTCTCTAATACTAAAAATGAGTTTATCAAAATAGgatatatcattttcatttgtatgatcacatttattattttgaatatattcattattatatttattaatttcttgaatattattattttgatgacaacaattatttttatgatccaacatttttaatttatcatttttcCTTTGtgtatattcataataataataatcattttcaacatctttaataattttattttgtgtCGACACGGTTAGTACTGGATATTGTCCTGTAGCTGTTTCTGCAGATAACATAACACAATCAGATCCGTCATATAATGCTGTAGCTACATCTGTAACTTCTGCTCTTGTAGGAGATGGAAGAAATCTCATACTTTCCATCATTTGTGTTGCTACAATTACTggtttattatatttaattctacataaatttataagttttttttgtaaaataGGTAAATTGGATAAGTTGGTTTCGATTCCTAGATCACCCCTTGCTATCATAATACCATCtgataatttaataatattttcaatatttttaattgCTGAAGGTTTTTCTATTTTTGAAATGATAGCTATTTTATTGTGAtctttattaatattatataaattagaataatttttcatagtattatctatattatgattatgCATATCTTGTTGATCatcaataatatttttatcatccAAAATATTGGtaacaatatttttattatattgattTTGTATGttatcattaatatatagatcttggtttttatatacatcataaatttgtttatatttttgtacattttttaaataataattattataataatcatttatttctttaatatagaaatcattttcatcatcaAATGTTTTCATTTGTAAATTATTCTGATCAAAATTTATTCTatcttttcttttaatattattataaaaatcactttgataataatcattaataatatttcttaaaaaaattaaatcaTATTCAGTTTGAACAAATGAATATCCTAAAAAGTCTACTTCTTCATTgatacaaaataaaatatcttttatatctttttcaCTTAAAACATCTATAGGCATAATCATATTTGGAATACAAAAACCTTTTTTACTATATAATTTACCACCAGTTAAAACTTGtacttttatataagaattctgtatattattagtatcataattattttcaagaattttcatttttaaatttccatcatctaataatattatttgtcCAGCTTTTGCATTCTTTATTAATTCTGGATAATTTAATTGTACCCTTTTTTGATTACCTAATGTATTCATTAAAtcaaaagaaaataaatcaccttcttttaattcaacaaaagtattattatctttttcatttatttcatttttttcaaattcTCCTATTCGAATTTTCGGTCCTTGAATATCACCCAATATTCCAATAGTTgtatcatatttattttctaaaatCCGAATtgaatttattatatatttcttaataCTTTTAAGACCATGTGAAAAATTTAATCTAAAAACATCTATACCATTTAggtataatttttctagCTGTTCAAAATTTTCCGATGCAGGACCTACAGTAGCAATCTGTTTACATTTTGTAaaagatattttatttttcttattagGATTAAGTAGATTAATATCATCTATATTTCTTACAGTCCCTATTTCACTATGTGCCAGAAtgttcttttttctttctatgtttttatttatatttatattgttcAAAAATAACAAATCCCCTGATCCATTTCCAGAACCTACAATTGTATTACTTCCTTGCTTATAGAATTTATCATAAGcaatatttttgttattcttttttatacaattaacataacatattattactatGATAAATAGGCaaatatgaattaaattcattttatgttataatatcaataagtgtaaatgtatatatatatatatatatatatatatattagatgAGAAATTTTActgtttttttatttgatattatattattttttcgTAACATGAACAAGTGAAGgaaaaaatgaaacaagggaaaataataatgaataaataaatcaatatataattatatgtatatgtatatatatttatatttatttatttataatagTACAATTGAataatctttttttaacatatattatatattttctgCTACATCATCCCTTaatcattttcttttgCCTATATATTAgtttataatttttcttatttttcatttattttatatttttcctaCCATAATTTTTccattaatattaaaatgtttgttaaaatatattaatatatatatgtgtatttattatttatttattaacttttttttacccctatatatatttctatatagAGCCCATATCAATATAcagtatatatatgtgaatatatataatttttttttttttttttttttttattattcatcatattgatataaaaatttttaaaataattttttctttaaattgaaaggataaatatatatatatatatatatgaattaccttttatatattttaaaatttttgaattaaaaaaagatgaaattcatatattttatttttttctaataatataattcttCCTTATTccaatatataatatattcatgGATTAAATATCCTtattgataaaatatattctatgaatatatttaataccattctatatatttattattattattattttatgattttaaaagtatattataatacaCGGTTTTTATAGTaattaaaaagatataaGTTCGTTGTAGATTTGTTCAAATaataaggaaaaaaaaaaaaaaaaaaaggaaaaatgTTACCATGTgcaaatatatatatgtatatatattaaagtATATACATCTGTTAGTGTGTGTTTTAAAactcttttttttttgtaaaataacaaatatatatatattgtttttttatttatgaaatacaaaaaaaaatgttctGTCATATTTAAAgttaaattttaataaattaaataaattaaagGTCAACTTGCGATAAGTGggtatatataataaaatgaattcatatatatatatatatatatatatatatatatattttttcttcttatatatatataataatattttatgcATTTACATATTCTACAACATTTTGGTTGTTTAAAAATACTCCTTAAAACACATTTCATTTATGAATCATAATGTTCttcaataaatataagaaaaaatttagAAACACGAAAAGGAAATATTGTTCTTCGCCTGGAAAAAACGAAAGACAAAAGAAAGATACCAATATTTACTCTACAATTAAgaagatattaaaaaatgttatattgaaagaatattttaaagcgattttgaaaaagatttatgaaaattttgaaaaaaacatatatttttttgatatcttcatatatatggatcttataaaattgtcagtttaaataaatatatataatagataaaggataaatatatatatatatatatgtatatatttaataattattattctttttatatttttccttaGAATTGATTCTTTGAATATTTTAGGGCAATATATATCCAAAGATTTTATACAATTtacaaattattttaatgaAACTAGCTATAATTTATTGACtgaattttttaaaaattacaaagtaaataaaatgtaaaatgtttcgaaatatatatatatatatatataatatgtatgtgtaccatattatatatttttattaatattttttcatcatatttaGGCAAATGAACAAAGATGCGAACATTTTTCTGCTTATttagaaataataattaagAACAGgttttttataattatccTTATTCCCTTGAATACACCCATAAAAgtaaattttattatatatatgtaaaattataaataaatgtctaagatttattttatataatttcttttttttttttttttttatagacAGATTGTATTTTAAATTTAGCAAAATCTCATAAATTAGAAAacaatttttataacatttttgAATTAATTAACGCaacattaatatataaagataaaaaaagttttttatataaaagtttTTATATGAGAATATGTGAATGTTCAAACATATATTTGCCCCATCAGAATGTGCTTGTACAAATTAACAACATAGGACACTTAAACGAGTgatgaaatatatatatatatatatatatatatgtatgacatttcatatatattatatcatatggataaaatttttttatgtacATTGCTATTTCTTATAgtaaaaagaattataaagaaatatgtaaattatgttttacaaaagaatatgaagaaataacaaataagagagaatttaaaaatttttatattttaaagtTTTCCTTTACTAAGGCAAttgatgaatataataatataggtgaataatgaaatattatgtgtatatacatatacatatatatatatgtatgtatatatgtttatattttattaagaTGAATATACAAGCTTTGAGGTGTTATTTCAAGATATACCAGAAAAGAATGAATCCTTTGAAATCGGGTctaaatataatttaatagTTGTATCTATTCCTAATAATGTATGTAAAGGAATATTATTAATCTAAGTTTaatttacatttatataatttgaacttttattatttatcttatattattttttcatttaagTTTACCAGAAGTTTTGTTAAGGGAGCACGTGTTGGAAATTTGTGGCTCCTaaattataacaaaaatgttattaaaaaataaaaataaaatttatttgtgtatatatgttgtaaatatttgtacatatatatgtttatgaatttttttttttttttttttttagaatttaaaaaaaattgaagataatattatatgtgtTTCTGAAAATGTGAATACTTTATTATCTACAGAAAGTTTTAATTATTTGTTACAGGCACAAAATTTGAATGgtattttaaaatattcatataatatgcataaataaaatatttatattatttata
It includes:
- a CDS encoding hypothetical protein (conserved Plasmodium protein, unknown function), translating into MFFNKYKKKFRNTKRKYCSSPGKNERQKKDTNIYSTIKKILKNVILKEYFKAILKKIYENFEKNIYFFDIFIYMDLIKLIDSLNILGQYISKDFIQFTNYFNETSYNLLTEFFKNYKANEQRCEHFSAYLEIIIKNRFFIIILIPLNTPIKTDCILNLAKSHKLENNFYNIFELINATLIYKDKKSFLYKSFYMRICECSNIYLPHQNVLVQINNIGHLNDKKNYKEICKLCFTKEYEEITNKREFKNFYILKFSFTKAIDEYNNIDEYTSFEVLFQDIPEKNESFEIGSKYNLIVVSIPNNFTRSFVKGARVGNLWLLNYNKNNLKKIEDNIICVSENVNTLLSTESFNYLLQAQNLNDMNKIIIDILKLPKNNTCLNNICKITKLALILISISNNFLKYLTLDTLTYDIYNKVNSNKWIRRPTRENNLARIRAPHCFFICLDEIIIIDIVKYCNYFCNIKLLNVKTDSFNILFTQKYDILVININNLNNSQINILVELMKNGLYKNKKKLFPITTTFWVYAIKSYIRNEHEFNTYIKDNLLARFDFLFELGFEKDEEIINQILETTDADKEINADYYFDLSSKYSYLKKNNVYTFEFNELSDITKSIIQKYFNLASDLSTLTLYHIGISELLCISVSILLGKKECLIEHVVLGLFLYDKFVSSTKNKLTQFDKNILHNIFNTNHSDTIPFQKLMNYFSSYLNATMNL
- a CDS encoding pyruvate kinase 2; its protein translation is MNLIHICLFIIVIICYVNCIKKNNKNIAYDKFYKQGSNTIVGSGNGSGDLLFLNNININKNIERKKNILAHSEIGTVRNIDDINLLNPNKKNKISFTKCKQIATVGPASENFEQLEKLYLNGIDVFRLNFSHGLKSIKKYIINSIRILENKYDTTIGILGDIQGPKIRIGEFEKNEINEKDNNTFVELKEGDLFSFDLMNTLGNQKRVQLNYPELIKNAKAGQIILLDDGNLKMKILENNYDTNNIQNSYIKVQVLTGGKLYSKKGFCIPNMIMPIDVLSEKDIKDILFCINEEVDFLGYSFVQTEYDLIFLRNIINDYYQSDFYNNIKRKDRINFDQNNLQMKTFDDENDFYIKEINDYYNNYYLKNVQKYKQIYDVYKNQDLYINDNIQNQYNKNIVTNILDDKNIIDDQQDMHNHNIDNTMKNYSNLYNINKDHNKIAIISKIEKPSAIKNIENIIKLSDGIMIARGDLGIETNLSNLPILQKKLINLCRIKYNKPVIVATQMMESMRFLPSPTRAEVTDVATALYDGSDCVMLSAETATGQYPVLTVSTQNKIIKDVENDYYYYEYTQRKNDKLKMLDHKNNCCHQNNNIQEINKYNNEYIQNNKCDHTNENDISYFDKLIFSIRDISNNINLKSIILFSNEFNKIQKLSNLRTKAPIIVITENKYLARKLQLTWGIYPHLSKKQNLFNHDLFSLINYGCDVSKKEGFVNSPDEYSLVTFSKNINSANLLYLCQPCLTN